One Mycolicibacterium fortuitum subsp. fortuitum genomic window carries:
- a CDS encoding acyl-CoA thioesterase: protein MTPYSFGIVPRYAEIDQQGVVFNGHYLTWFDEACTGLFDHLRVSYADLIAEGVDMQVVHTEIDFRAPVRWREAVRIAVRCEHIGTTSFTLGFTVLGTDAEGIEKARVSGKNVYVVVSTSDWSKRPVPEAVRIALDSVAGQ from the coding sequence GTGACCCCGTACAGCTTCGGAATCGTTCCTCGTTACGCCGAGATCGACCAGCAGGGCGTGGTGTTCAACGGCCACTACCTCACCTGGTTCGACGAGGCGTGTACCGGCCTGTTCGACCACCTGCGGGTGAGCTACGCCGACCTGATCGCCGAAGGTGTCGACATGCAGGTGGTGCACACCGAGATCGACTTCCGGGCGCCGGTTCGGTGGCGCGAGGCGGTGCGGATCGCCGTGCGTTGCGAGCACATCGGGACCACGAGTTTCACCCTGGGGTTCACCGTGCTGGGTACCGATGCCGAAGGCATCGAGAAGGCTCGAGTATCCGGCAAGAACGTCTACGTCGTGGTCTCTACCAGCGACTGGTCCAAGCGTCCCGTACCCGAAGCGGTTCGCATCGCCCTCGATTCCGTGGCCGGTCAATGA
- a CDS encoding protein disulfide oxidoreductase, which yields MRLRLRVRPPLMSILAGLLSVLAMVLALFAAPTAVADDRLQFTGTTLSGAPFNGASLAGRPAVLWFWTPWCPFCNAEAPSVSQVAAANPQVSFVGVAAHSDVGAMQGFVDKYHLNFPNLNDADGSIWARYNVPWQPAYVFYRADGSSTFVNNPTSAMPQQELADRVAALKS from the coding sequence ATGAGGCTGCGACTCCGAGTACGGCCACCGCTGATGTCGATCCTGGCCGGCCTGCTGTCGGTGCTTGCGATGGTGCTGGCGCTGTTCGCGGCGCCGACCGCGGTCGCTGACGACCGGCTCCAGTTCACCGGCACGACGTTGTCCGGTGCGCCCTTCAACGGAGCCAGCCTGGCCGGGCGTCCGGCGGTGCTGTGGTTCTGGACGCCGTGGTGCCCCTTCTGCAATGCCGAGGCGCCGTCGGTGAGCCAGGTTGCCGCCGCCAATCCGCAGGTCAGCTTCGTCGGGGTGGCGGCCCACTCCGATGTCGGGGCCATGCAGGGTTTTGTCGACAAATACCACCTTAATTTCCCCAACCTCAATGACGCCGACGGTTCGATCTGGGCCCGCTACAACGTCCCGTGGCAGCCGGCTTACGTCTTCTACCGTGCGGACGGGTCGTCCACCTTCGTCAACAACCCCACCTCGGCGATGCCGCAGCAGGAACTGGCCGATCGGGTCGCGGCCCTGAAGAGCTAG
- a CDS encoding cytochrome c biogenesis CcdA family protein, translated as MPDNLLGLAFGAGLVAALNPCGFALLPGYLALVVRGTTPRGPLKALWRALVATMVMTAGFIAVFGSFGLLTVAAANTVQRYLPYVTLVVGMLLAVLGLWLLAGRRLGLLLPDAVTGRAGWAPTARLGSMAGYGVGYALASLSCTVGPFLAVTGATLQSHTVLHRVAVLAAYAGGFALVVGVLAVATALAGTVVVDRLRSVVPYISRISGALLIAVGAYVAYYGWYEVQLFGPAGNPDDPVIAAAGQLQGALAGWVHRHGAWPWLAAFGALVVAGLVGRTVVRSRAAQRSKSDSSSSGTTMA; from the coding sequence GTGCCGGACAACCTGTTGGGGTTGGCGTTCGGCGCCGGCCTCGTGGCGGCACTCAATCCCTGCGGGTTTGCGCTGCTGCCCGGCTATCTGGCGCTGGTGGTGCGCGGCACCACGCCGCGCGGCCCGCTCAAAGCCCTGTGGCGGGCCCTGGTGGCCACCATGGTGATGACGGCCGGATTCATTGCGGTGTTCGGTAGCTTCGGGCTGCTCACGGTTGCCGCCGCAAACACCGTTCAGCGTTACCTTCCGTACGTCACGTTGGTCGTCGGCATGCTCCTGGCTGTGCTCGGGCTCTGGTTGCTGGCCGGCCGCCGGCTGGGATTGCTGCTGCCTGATGCGGTCACGGGCCGCGCCGGTTGGGCCCCCACGGCACGGCTGGGTTCGATGGCCGGTTACGGGGTCGGGTACGCATTGGCGTCCCTGTCGTGCACCGTCGGTCCTTTCCTGGCGGTCACCGGTGCCACCTTGCAGTCACATACCGTGCTGCACCGGGTGGCGGTACTCGCCGCGTATGCGGGAGGCTTCGCGCTCGTGGTCGGGGTGCTGGCCGTGGCCACGGCATTGGCAGGCACCGTCGTAGTCGACCGGTTGCGCAGTGTCGTGCCGTATATCAGCCGGATCAGTGGGGCTCTGTTGATCGCCGTAGGCGCCTACGTCGCCTACTACGGCTGGTATGAAGTCCAATTGTTCGGGCCCGCAGGCAATCCCGATGATCCGGTGATTGCTGCGGCGGGCCAACTGCAGGGCGCGCTCGCCGGATGGGTTCACCGGCATGGCGCATGGCCCTGGTTGGCGGCGTTCGGTGCGCTGGTCGTCGCAGGCCTGGTGGGCCGGACGGTGGTCAGGTCGCGTGCGGCTCAGCGGTCGAAGTCGGACTCGTCGTCCAGTGGAACGACGATGGCCTGA